The following proteins come from a genomic window of Sorghum bicolor cultivar BTx623 chromosome 3, Sorghum_bicolor_NCBIv3, whole genome shotgun sequence:
- the LOC8081362 gene encoding cytochrome P450 71A1: protein MLIFHEPIFPQPHRRIHTIRLIEPSIPLKNGYRPDREKKTIHTIRESTGANMDVSPFLALLLVALLSLLLFLSTGRKTLGGGDGRRVPPSPPGLPLLGHLPLLGPLPHRKLWAMAQAHGPVMLLRFGRVPTVVASSAAAAQEVMKTHDLAYASRPRVRMAERLVYGRDVAFVPYGEHWRQGRRVCVLHLLSQRRVSSFRHAREQEVAAMLARVRRDGAVNLTAQIISYTNGIISRAAFGDKGRSYYYDGPDGGEKLTKLFADFEGLLGTVAMGDFVPWLAWVDALMGLDAKATRTSAEMDAFLERVIADHRQRRRGAHRDGDDHRDFVDVLLDVNEDEADAAGGAKFDDVAIKAIILDMFAAATDTTYTTLVWAMAELINHPHEMRKVQDEIRAAVAVAVAGGDRFVTEDHLQKLRYLRCVIKETLRLRTPVPLLLPRETTVDTELLGYHVPARTRVIVNAWAIARDPATWDRADEFVPERFAGDDLTADYLLGQDFRFVPFGAGRRGCPGVGFSVPVMELALASLLYHFDWELPAGGPSKLEMDELNGLSVRLKANLCLVAKPWCRQ, encoded by the exons ATGCTCATCTTCCACGAACCAATATTTCCACAACCTCATCGAAGAATCCATACAATACGTCTCATTGAACCATCCATACCATTGAAAAACGGGTACCGGCCCGATCGCGAAAAAAAAACCATCCATACCATACGTGAGAGCACTGGTGCAAACATGGACGTGTCACCGTTCCTTGCACTGCTGCTCGTTGCCCTCCTCTCCCTGCTCCTCTTCCTCTCCACCGGTAGGAAGACGCTGGGCGGCGGCGATGGCCGCCGGGTGCCGCCGTCGCCTCCGGGCCTTCCTCTCTTGGGACACCTGCCTCTTCTGGGCCCCCTGCCGCACCGGAAGCTGTGGGCGATGGCGCAGGCGCACGGCCCGGTGATGCTCCTCCGCTTCGGCCGCGTGCCCACGGTGGTGGCCTCGTCGGCAGCCGCGGCGCAGGAGGTGATGAAGACCCACGACCTGGCGTACGCGAGCCGCCCCAGGGTGCGCATGGCCGAGCGCCTCGTCTACGGCCGCGACGTTGCCTTCGTCCCCTACGGCGAGCACTGGCGCCAGGGCCGCCGCGTCTGCGTGCTCCACCTCCTCAGCCAGCGCCGCGTCAGCTCCTTCCGCCACGCCCGGGAGCAGGAGGTCGCCGCGATGCTCGCCCGCGTCCGCCGCGACGGCGCCGTGAACCTCACCGCCCAAATCATCTCCTACACCAACGGCATCATCTCCCGCGCCGCGTTCGGCGACAAAGGACGGAGCTACTACTACGACGGGCCCGACGGCGGCGAGAAGCTCACGAAGCTGTTCGCCGACTTCGAGGGGCTCCTGGGGACCGTCGCCATGGGGGACTTCGTGCCGTGGCTGGCGTGGGTCGACGCGCTCATGGGGCTGGACGCCAAGGCCACGCGCACGTCCGCGGAGATGGACGCCTTCCTCGAGCGGGTCATCGCGGACCACCGCCAGAGGCGCCGTGGCGCCCACCGTGACGGCGACGATCACCGGGACTTCGTCGACGTGCTCTTGGACGTGAACGAGGACGAGGCGGACGCCGCCGGTGGAGCCAAGTTTGACGACGTGGCCATCAAGGCCATTATCCTG GACATGTTTGCCGCCGCCACGGACACGACCTACACGACGCTAGTATGGGCCATGGCGGAGCTCATCAACCACCCACACGAGATGCGCAAGGTCCAGGACGAGATACGCgcggccgtcgccgtcgccgtcgccggcggcgaCCGCTTCGTCACCGAGGACCACCTCCAGAAGCTGCGCTACCTCAGGTGCGTCATCAAGGAGACGCTCCGGCTGCGGACGCCGGTGCCGCTCCTGCTGCCCCGCGAGACGACCGTGGACACGGAGCTGCTCGGCTACCACGTCCCAGCGCGCACCCGCGTCATCGTCAACGCCTGGGCCATCGCGCGGGACCCAGCCACGTGGGACCGCGCCGACGAGTTCGTGCCGGAGCGGTTCGCCGGCGACGACCTCACGGCGGACTACTTGCTCGGACAGGACTTCAGGTTCGTGCCGTTCGGAGCCGGGAGAAGAGGGTGTCCCGGGGTGGGGTTCTCTGTGCCGGTCATGGAGCTGGCGCTGGCGAGCTTGCTGTATCACTTTGACTGGGAGCTGCCGGCTGGAGGACCGTCGAAGCTGGAGATGGACGAGCTGAACGGGCTGTCCGTACGGCTCAAGGCGAACCTGTGTTTGGTTGCTAAGCCATGGTGTCGTCAGTAA
- the LOC8081363 gene encoding ras-related protein Rab7, with amino-acid sequence MATRRRMLLKVIILGDSGVGKTSLMNQYVNNRFSNQYKATIGADFLTKEVQIDDRLFTLQIWDTAGQERFQSLGVAFYRGADCCVLVYDVNVTKSFERLNNWREEFLIQASPSDPENFPFVVLGNKIDVDGGNSRTVSEKKAKAWCASKGNIPYFETSAKEGFNVEAAFECIARNAVKNEPEEDMYLPDTIDVGGAGRQQRSSGCEC; translated from the exons ATGGCGACGCGCAGGCGAATGCTCCTCAAGGTCATCATCCTCGGCGACAGCGG GGTCGGCAAGACCTCGCTGATGAACCA GTACGTCAACAACAGGTTCAGCAACCAGTACAAGGCTACCATCGGCGCGGATTTCCTAACCAAGGAGGTCCAGATCGACGACCGCCTCTTCACATTGCAG ATATGGGATACGGCAGGACAGGAGCGGTTTCAAAGTCTTGGTGTGGCATTTTATCGGGGAGCTGACTGCTGTGTTCTCGTATACGATGTCAATgtaaccaagtcatttgaaaggcTCAACAACTGGCGTGAGGAATTCCTAATTCAA GCTAGCCCATCAGATCCAGAGAATTTCCCATTTGTTGTGCTTGGGAACAAGATTGACGTTGATGGTGGTAACAGCCGGACG GTTTCTGAGAAAAAGGCTAAAGCATGGTGTGCTTCAAAGGGAAACATCCCCTACTTTGAGACGTCGGCTAAAGAGGGCTTCAATGTAGAGGCTGCATTTGAGTGTATAGCGAGGAATGCTGTAAAAAATGAGCCAGAAGAAGATAT gtatcttccTGATACGATTGATGTTGGGGGCGCTGGAAGGCAACAACGTTCGTCAGGTTGTGAATGCTAG
- the LOC8081361 gene encoding cytochrome P450 71A1 — MYQQHRRRITMHLLVPSLTLPQLSAVPDMDVSPFVALLLVALLSLLLFATRRKGSPSSRDGWRRRLPPSPPGLPLLGHLPLLGSLPHRNLRSMAASYGPVMLLRLGRVPTVVASSAAAAQEVMKARDLAFASRPRVRMAERLLYGRDNMAFAPYGESWRQARRVCVLHLLSQRRVHSFRHAREQEAAAMVGRVRRAAGGAGAVNLNAILISYTNGVISRAVFGDDGSYGLDGGEGEKLANLFADFEELLGTVTVGEFVPWLAWVDTLMGLDAKVTRTAEEMGALLDRVITEHRQRRRGNRRQEGDDHRDFVDVLLDVNEAEEEAGGVKFDNVAIKSNILVLFAAATDTTYTTLVWAMAELVNHPHEMRRVQDEIRAAVAGSGHDDDVVTEDHLDKLRYLRRVIKETLRLHAPLPLLLPHETMEDTELLGYHVPARTRVIVNAWAIARDLATWERADEFVPERFADDDDDDVKTDYLLGQDFRFVPFGAGRRGCPGVGFAAPAMELALASLLYHFDWALPAGGASKVEMEELNGLSVRLKAILHLVAKPWYPQ, encoded by the exons ATGTACCAACAGCATCGTCGCCGTATTACCATGCACCTCCTCGTCCCCTCCTTAACTTTACCTCAGCTCAGCGCAGTGCCAGACATGGACGTCTCACCATTTGTTGCACTGCTGTTGGTTGCTCTCCTCTCCCTGCTCCTCTTCGCCACAAGGAGAAAGGGCTCTCCGTCCAGCAGGGATGGCTGGCGGCGGCGattgccgccgtcgccgccaggGCTTCCCCTCCTCGGCCACCTTCCCCTTCTTGGCTCCCTGCCGCACCGTAACCTCCGATCAATGGCCGCGTCGTACGGCCCCGTCATGCTCCTGCGCCTGGGCCGCGTGCCCACCGTGGTGGCCTCGTCGGCGGCCGCGGCGCAGGAGGTGATGAAGGCCCGGGACCTGGCGTTCGCGAGCCGCCCCAGGGTGCGCATGGCGGAGCGCCTCCTCTACGGCCGCGACAACATGGCCTTCGCCCCCTACGGCGAGTCCTGGCGCCAGGCGCGCCGCGTCTGCGTGCTCCACCTCCTCAGCCAGCGCCGCGTGCACTCCTTCCGCCACGCCCGGGAGCAGGAGGCCGCCGCGATGGTCGGCCGCGTCCGCCGCGCCGCCGGAGGAGCCGGCGCCGTGAACCTGAACGCGATCCTTATCTCCTACACCAACGGCGTCATCTCCCGCGCCGTGTTCGGCGACGACGGGAGCTACGGCCTCGACGGCGGCGAGGGTGAGAAGCTCGCGAACCTGTTCGCCGACTTCGAGGAGCTGCTTGGGACGGTGACCGTGGGCGAGTTCGTGCCGTGGCTGGCGTGGGTGGACACGCTGATGGGGCTGGACGCCAAGGTGACGCGCACGGCCGAGGAGATGGGCGCCTTGCTCGACCGGGTCATCACGGAGCACCGCCAGAGGCGCCGTGGCAACCGGCGGCAGGAGGGGGACGATCACCGGGACTTCGTCGACGTGCTGCTGGACGTGAACGAGGCCGAGGAGGAGGCCGGCGGAGTCAAGTTTGACAACGTGGCCATCAAGTCCAATATCCTG GTCTTGTTTGCCGCCGCCACGGACACGACCTACACGACGTTGGTATGGGCCATGGCGGAGCTGGTGAACCACCCACACGAGATGCGCAGGGTCCAAGACGAGATCCGAGCGGCCGTCGCCGGCAGCGGCCACGACGACGACGTGGTCACCGAGGACCACCTCGACAAGCTGCGCTACCTCAGGCGCGTGATCAAGGAGACGCTCCGACTGCACGCGCCACTGCCACTGCTGCTGCCCCACGAGACGATGGAGGACACGGAGCTGCTCGGCTACCACGTTCCGGCGCGCACCCGCGTCATCGTCAACGCCTGGGCGATCGCACGGGACCTCGCGACGTGGGAGCGCGCCGACGAGTTCGTGCCGGAGCGGTtcgcggacgacgacgacgacgacgtgaaGACCGACTACTTGCTTGGACAGGACTTCAGGTTCGTGCCGTTCGGCGCCGGGAGGAGAGGATGTCCTGGGGTCGGGTTCGCCGCGCCAGCCATGGAGCTGGCTCTGGCGAGCTTACTGTACCACTTTGACTGGGCGCTGCCGGCCGGCGGGGCGTCGAAGGTGGAGATGGAGGAGCTGAACGGGCTATCCGTAAGGCTCAAGGCAATCCTACATTTGGTTGCTAAGCCATGGTATCCTCAATAA